From Rhododendron vialii isolate Sample 1 chromosome 10a, ASM3025357v1, the proteins below share one genomic window:
- the LOC131302993 gene encoding uncharacterized protein LOC131302993, whose product MKKDSEEFVRRCKKCQMFAPIIHQPARDLSPLTSPWPFSQWGMDIGNRQAEAANKAISSRLKRRLESRRGKWAEELPRILWGYRTTPRRSTDCTPFSLAFGMEAVIPLQVGLPTMRIKNFDELVNNNSIASDLDLVEEEYENTRIKLASYQQEVAKGYNRSVYLRSLKVVEKSKKTKLMPNWEGPFRILKHLSSGNYKLEKLDGSPIAKTWNANNLKKF is encoded by the exons atgaagaaggattctgaggAATTTGTCAGGCGTTGTAAGAAATGCCAGATGTTCGCCCCTATCATCCACCAGCCAGCTCGGGATCTTAGCCCTCTCACAAGCCCTTGGCCTTTCTctcaatggggcatggatatc GGTAACAGACAagccgaggctgcaaacaaagcaatttcatcTAGACTTAAGCGCCGACTCGAGTCACGCCGAGgtaagtgggccgaagagctacctaggatactctggggctaccgtactacaCCTCGGCGATCCACCGATTGCACCCCcttctccttggcatttggaatggaggcagTCATCCCCCTCCAAGTCGGGCTACCGACAATGCGTATTAAAAATTTTGACGAGTTGGTGAACAACAACAGCATAGCCTCGGATCTTGACTTGGTCGAGGAGGAATATGAAAACACAAGGATCAAGCTTGcgtcataccaacaggaggttgccaagggctacaaccgaagtgtcTATCTTCGGTCTTTGAAAGTAGTGGAGAAGTCCAAGAAAACGAAGCTaatgcccaactgggagggtcccTTCCGCATCCTCAAACACCTCAGCTCTGGTAATTACAAGCTAGAGAAGTTGGATGGCTCTCCCATTGCCAAAACCTGGAATGCcaacaacttgaagaagttctaa